The region TACTGGGGCAAAGCGTGATGGGGAACTAGCCAGTATCAAAGAAATTTCAGAGACGTTTGCGATTTCCCAGGATCATTTGCGTAAGATTGTTGTGCAATTGAATAATCTTGGCCTGTTGGAGACGGTCCGTGGACGTTATGGTGGTATTCGTCTGGCCAAAGATCCTGAGGAAATTAATGTTGGTATGGTGGTGCGCCAGTTGGAAAATGACTTTGTCCTATTGGAATGCTTTGATAAAGCAAGCAACTATTGTGTAATTTCGCCAGCCTGTAAGTTAAAACATGCCTTACATGAAGCATTACAAGCCTTTTTTCGTGTGCTTGATGGCTATACGATTAAAGATTTACTGACAAACGATGCAGAATTACGTCAATTGATGGGTCTGGACTAGACATGTCTAGCTCGGGCGCTTTTCTATGTTTTATTTTGTATAGAGCGGGAAAAGCTAAAGTGAACTATTTGTTAAAGGAGTAGATAATCATGGGTAAAAAAATAGCTACAGTTCTTACCGATATGTTTGAGGACGTTGAATATACTGATCCAGCAAAAGCGTTTAAAGATGCTGGACATGAAGTCGTGACAATCGAAAAGGAAAAGGGCAATAAGGTTACTGGTAAGAATAACGAAGCGACCGTTACGATTGATGAAGGAATTGACAATGTAAATCCGGACGATTATGATGCACTCTTTATCCCTGGTGGATTTTCACCAGACCAATTACGTGCGGATGATCGGTTTGTGACATTTGCCAAGCATTTCATGGACGCAAAAAAACCGGTATTCGCCATTTGTCACGGTCCACAATTATTAATTACAGCGAAGTCACTGGAAGGTCGTAGTGCTACTGGATATAAATCCATTCAGGTAGATATGGAATATGCCGGTGCAACAGTTAAAAACCAGGATGTTGTGGTATGTTGCAATCAATTGGTAACAAGCCGTGATCCGAATGACATTCCATCATTTAACCGAGAAGCATTAAAAATCTTGGAACAATAAAGCGGTGGGACAAGGGATTCCCTTGTCCCACTATTTTATTCCGTGGGAAAAAGTGGTGGAGCGCAGGATGGGTTCCTGCGCTCCACCGCAATTATGCACTTGTAGGTGACTGGATCTTTCTTATCGTGAAGTTATCTCCAAGTAAAAGCCAGTTTTGGGGAAAGCTCAATCCAAGTTTCCAGTAACTGATACCAAGCAGACCCAATTCTTTGATCAGGTCGAATTTTGCTTGAATCGAACGGGCATCTTCAAACCAAACCTCATGACGATTACCCTGGCCATCCGTGTAATTATAAAAAGGTGCTTGTGCTTGTTGGTCGTATTCAATAGCTACCTGATGTTCACGGGCAATGGTAATGGCTTGTTGCGGACTAACAGCTTTTGCTGCCTCGCCTCCTTGTTCGAATGGTAATGTCCAATCATATCCATACAAATTCTGGCCGAGTAGAATTTTGTTTGCTGGCATCACACTTATTGCGAAATTAACCACTTTTCTTACCTCATCGATTGGTGATACAGCCATAGGCGGCCCGTAGCTGTAACCCCATTCATATGTCATTAACACAACCATATCGGCAATCTGGCCATGTGCTGCATAATCATGTGCTTCATATAGTGTTCCTTGTTGTGTTGCGCTTGTCTTTGGTGCCAGGGCGGTCGATAATAACAATCCATTGGCATGCAGTCGATCTCTTGCTTTTTGCAAAAAGGCATTATAGTCTTCTCTGTTTTCTGGTGGCAAAAATTCCAGATCAAAATGGACATCATGATATCCACCATTATTAGCAGTTGTAATAATATTGTCCAATAAAGTATTTTGTACAGTCTGGTCGGTAACGATGGTTCTGCCTAATTCCGTGCTGAACTGACCTTCTTGCAGATTTGACACGGCAAGCATGAGAGATGCATTATTATTAGCGGCTATTTGCCTGAGATTATCTAATGGCGGCGGATTAAGTGTACCGTCATTATTAATGGTATAACTGAATGGTGCGAGATAGGTTAAGTATGGCGTATTGCTAGACGCTGCGTTGATTAAACCTTGTGAAACAGTATTTCCATACGGTTCAATATAGGCATTTGCGGTGATTTCCCGCTTTGGCCTCGGTGGGATATATAAGCGTAACCCAATTGGCAGGGGATTATTAACCGGAAATTGATTGATTTGGGCTAGTTGCTGGTACGATATGCCAAATTTTTGACCAATTGAATAAAGCGTATCACCGGATTGAACAAAATAAAATTCTCCAATGATTGGGATGACCATTGTTTGACCGACAACAAGGTTGGCTGGTGCCTCGAGTTCATTTGCGTCAATGAGAGCAGTTGCAGTAGTGCCATATGTGGAGGCAATTTGATTGAGATTATCCCCTTGTTTGACTACATATATCTGCATGAAAAGGCCCCTCCTTTCATATGAAGTTTTTTCTGGTTCAGGTAATTATTTTTCCCTGCTTACATCATATGTGGAGTGACCCGCCTCTATGTTTCTTAAATTGGTTCTGTATTTGCATTCATCACGGTACGCATTAAATACAGGGCATATTCATTCCCTTGCTTTTCATTGGACGCCATGCAATTTTCCGGAACATGCAAGGAATAATCGTACATATGGGCATCTTTGGCAGAGAACAGGATACAAATATCACCGGCAATTCCGGACATAATCAGATGTGTTTTCTTTAACTGATTTAATAATGTGTGCAATGGTGTCTGAAAAAAGGCTGAGTGTTTTGGTTTAATAAAAAAGTAGTCATCTTCATCTGGTTTGATTGCTTTAATCACTTCCTGGCTCCAGTCATTTGTACAATTGTCAATTATTTTATGAAAATCCGCTTGCCATAGATTATAATGGTCATTAATATAAATAACAGGCAGATTATTTTCTTTGGCGAATGCTTTTAAACGTTTGACATTTGGCATGATTTCCTTCGTATGTTTAAGCAGGCGCTCACCTCGTTCAAAATTAAAATCATTGATAAAATCGATAAGTAATACGGCGCTGTTTTTTAGCGAGATGTTCATGGAAATACTCCTTTCCTTCTTTTATTTTTAACCCAATGAACAGATTTCAAACTTCTTTGTAAAAGCAGGTGTTGATAATGGATGACGAACAATACATGTATGCAGCGATTGAACAAGCACGATTAGCTGAAGAACAAGGAGAGGTTCCGATTGGTGCTGTGATTCTATGCAAAGGTGAAGTGATTGCAAGCGGGTTTAATGTCCGGGAAACATCACAATCCACGTTGTCGCATGCAGAACTGATTGCCATTAAACAGGCCAATGAAAAAATTGGCAGCTGGCGATTGGAGGATTGTATCTTGTACGTCACCCTGGAACCTTGTCCGATGTGTGCAGGTGCGATCGTCCAGTCACGAATCCCTCGTGTTGTTTATGGGGCATCTGATCCAAAAGCAGGCTGTGCCGGAACTTTAATGAATTTATTGGGTGAGCCCCGGTTTAACCATCAGGCGGAGGTTATATCAGGCGTATTAAAAGAAGAATGTGGACAGATCTTATCTAATTTCTTCCGATTACTGCGGCAAAAAAAGAAAGAACATTAGTTGGATGAAATTTACTTGTTTATCATTGATTTCCGTTGCATTCATCGTAAAAAGTCGTTATAATAAGAAATGCCGTGCTAAGTGGGGAGGTAGCGGTGCCCTGTACTCGCAATCCGCTATAGCGAGGCCGAATCCCCATCCGAGGTGGAATATCTTTAAGGTCTGCCTTAAGGGATTGGTGTTGACGCCGAGGTCCCGCGCAACAGAGACCCATGAACCCTGTCAGGTCCGGAAGGAAGCAGCAGTAAGTGGATTCCTCTGTGTGCCGCGGGGAAGCCTAGGCCGAGCCATGAACTTAAGTAACGCTTAGGGATATTTCATCGAAGTTGGGTGCACGGTATACATATCTATAACGCTGTATTGACTATCAGTGATGGTTGATACAGCGTTTTTATGTATCTAAATCATGTTTTTAGCAGTAAAATGAATAACAATAAGTCTGGCCATCTCGATGTAAATGGTTCACATTCACCCCTGAAATCAGGTATAATTAGAGTGAGTTTAAAAAGGAGCACATTCATTATGAGTTATCAAGCATTATATCGTGTTTGGCGCCCGAAAACGTTTGCTGATGTTGTCGGACAGGAACATATTACAAGAACATTACAGAATGCGATTGTGCAGCAAAAGTTTTCGCATGCCTATTTGTTTTCCGGCCCGCGTGGAACAGGAAAGACAAGTGCAGCCAAAATTTTTGCCAAGGCCATTAATTGTGAACATGCACCGGTTAAAGAGCCGTGTAATGAATGTGCAGCCTGTCGTGGTATCCAGGACGGCTCCATATCCGATATTATTGAGATGGACGCAGCATCGAATACAAGTGTTGAAGATATTCGGGAAATTCGGGATAAGGTAAAATATGCATCAAGTGCTGTTCCATATAAAGTTTATATTATTGATGAAGTACACATGATATCCGTAAATGCATTTAATGCGTTATTAAAAACTTTGGAGGAGCCACCAAAGCATGTGGTATTCATCCTGGCAACAACCGAGCCGCATAAGATTCCATTAACCATTATTTCCAGGTGCCAGCGTTTTGATTTTAAACCAATTTCCAATCAAACAATTGCTGAACGTATGAAGAACATTATGGAAAAGGAGAATGTCTCTGTTACCAAAGAAGCACTTGATACGGTAGCACTTGCTGCTGAGGGTGGAATGCGTGATGCTTTAAGTATCTTGGATCAGGCCATTTCGTACAGTGAAGAAAACCGTGTGGAATTGTCCGATGTATTGGCTGTCACTGGCGGGGTTTCACAGCAAATTCTGACAGACATTGTAAGAGCCATGTACAATCAGGAGGTACAGCAGGCGTTAACACTATTGGATAAATTAATTCAGCATGGTAAAGATCCGGGAAGGTTTGTTTTTGATCTGATTTATTTTATGCGGGATTTATTGCTTTATCAAAGTGCACCATCAATAGAAAATATTTTAGAACGAGCAATGATTGATGATAATTTCAAACAATTGGCTGATCAGGTACCTGCAAGCTGGATTCAGGAAGCAATCATTCAACTCAATCAGTGCCAGCAGGAAATGAAATGGTCGAACAGTCCGAAAGTATTTATTGAAATAACGATCTTAACTATTGTCAATCACAACAATCACCAAAAAGAGGAGCTTACAACTGCTGATACTGATGTTGTTGGCAACCTCACCAATCGGTTGGAACAGCTGGAAAGAGAATTAAAAACCCTAAAAGAGCAACCTGTCGAGCCGGTAAACCAACCTTCACAGCCAGAACCAAGACGCACACAGCCCAGATCATCATCTAAAAGCAGTTATAAGGTACCTTATGAAAAGATCCGTCATGTTTTGCAAGAGGCGGAAAAACAGGCGCTTAACCAAGTGAAATCCGAATGGGCTTCATTTTTGGGCAATTTGAAGGCAACCAATGCACCAGCACATGCGACAATACAGGACAGTAAGCCGGCAGCGGCATCAAGTCAGGCGCTTGTGGTTGCGTTTAAATATGAAATTCACTGTTCCCTGTTTCTTGATCACCGCCAGATGAGCGAGGAAGTATTGGAAAAAGCCCTTGGTAAGCGGCTGACCATTATCCCAATTCCGGACAAAAACTGGCAGGAGTTACGCCGTGAATATATACAAAGACAAGAACAGCAACCATCCAATCAGATACAAGAAGAAAAAGCTGATCTGTTAGTGGAGGAGGCAAGAAAATTGGTTGGTGATGATTTGTTGGAGATTAAGGATTAGTTAAACAAGTGAGATATATGGAGAAGACATATTTTTGAAACAGAAATTGAAGGAGGAATTGTTTATGAAAGGTAACATGGGTAATATGATGAAACAAATGCAAAAAATGCAAAAAAAGATGATGGCTGCACAGGATGAACTGTATGAAATGAATTTTGAAGCAACCAGTGGTGGCGGAATGGTAACCGTAAAAGCAAATGGAAAAAAGGAAATT is a window of Lentibacillus daqui DNA encoding:
- a CDS encoding Rrf2 family transcriptional regulator, which produces MNLKKYTDYALRVLIFTGAKRDGELASIKEISETFAISQDHLRKIVVQLNNLGLLETVRGRYGGIRLAKDPEEINVGMVVRQLENDFVLLECFDKASNYCVISPACKLKHALHEALQAFFRVLDGYTIKDLLTNDAELRQLMGLD
- a CDS encoding type 1 glutamine amidotransferase domain-containing protein translates to MGKKIATVLTDMFEDVEYTDPAKAFKDAGHEVVTIEKEKGNKVTGKNNEATVTIDEGIDNVNPDDYDALFIPGGFSPDQLRADDRFVTFAKHFMDAKKPVFAICHGPQLLITAKSLEGRSATGYKSIQVDMEYAGATVKNQDVVVCCNQLVTSRDPNDIPSFNREALKILEQ
- a CDS encoding glycoside hydrolase family 18 protein, whose protein sequence is MQIYVVKQGDNLNQIASTYGTTATALIDANELEAPANLVVGQTMVIPIIGEFYFVQSGDTLYSIGQKFGISYQQLAQINQFPVNNPLPIGLRLYIPPRPKREITANAYIEPYGNTVSQGLINAASSNTPYLTYLAPFSYTINNDGTLNPPPLDNLRQIAANNNASLMLAVSNLQEGQFSTELGRTIVTDQTVQNTLLDNIITTANNGGYHDVHFDLEFLPPENREDYNAFLQKARDRLHANGLLLSTALAPKTSATQQGTLYEAHDYAAHGQIADMVVLMTYEWGYSYGPPMAVSPIDEVRKVVNFAISVMPANKILLGQNLYGYDWTLPFEQGGEAAKAVSPQQAITIAREHQVAIEYDQQAQAPFYNYTDGQGNRHEVWFEDARSIQAKFDLIKELGLLGISYWKLGLSFPQNWLLLGDNFTIRKIQSPTSA
- a CDS encoding isochorismatase family cysteine hydrolase, giving the protein MNISLKNSAVLLIDFINDFNFERGERLLKHTKEIMPNVKRLKAFAKENNLPVIYINDHYNLWQADFHKIIDNCTNDWSQEVIKAIKPDEDDYFFIKPKHSAFFQTPLHTLLNQLKKTHLIMSGIAGDICILFSAKDAHMYDYSLHVPENCMASNEKQGNEYALYLMRTVMNANTEPI
- the tadA gene encoding tRNA adenosine(34) deaminase TadA; its protein translation is MDDEQYMYAAIEQARLAEEQGEVPIGAVILCKGEVIASGFNVRETSQSTLSHAELIAIKQANEKIGSWRLEDCILYVTLEPCPMCAGAIVQSRIPRVVYGASDPKAGCAGTLMNLLGEPRFNHQAEVISGVLKEECGQILSNFFRLLRQKKKEH
- the dnaX gene encoding DNA polymerase III subunit gamma/tau, with product MSYQALYRVWRPKTFADVVGQEHITRTLQNAIVQQKFSHAYLFSGPRGTGKTSAAKIFAKAINCEHAPVKEPCNECAACRGIQDGSISDIIEMDAASNTSVEDIREIRDKVKYASSAVPYKVYIIDEVHMISVNAFNALLKTLEEPPKHVVFILATTEPHKIPLTIISRCQRFDFKPISNQTIAERMKNIMEKENVSVTKEALDTVALAAEGGMRDALSILDQAISYSEENRVELSDVLAVTGGVSQQILTDIVRAMYNQEVQQALTLLDKLIQHGKDPGRFVFDLIYFMRDLLLYQSAPSIENILERAMIDDNFKQLADQVPASWIQEAIIQLNQCQQEMKWSNSPKVFIEITILTIVNHNNHQKEELTTADTDVVGNLTNRLEQLERELKTLKEQPVEPVNQPSQPEPRRTQPRSSSKSSYKVPYEKIRHVLQEAEKQALNQVKSEWASFLGNLKATNAPAHATIQDSKPAAASSQALVVAFKYEIHCSLFLDHRQMSEEVLEKALGKRLTIIPIPDKNWQELRREYIQRQEQQPSNQIQEEKADLLVEEARKLVGDDLLEIKD